The Acropora palmata chromosome 10, jaAcrPala1.3, whole genome shotgun sequence genome contains a region encoding:
- the LOC141894994 gene encoding uncharacterized protein LOC141894994 — protein sequence MAYGLDTNSFLNAFYRMTARRGFPTQVISDNGTNFVGAERELRKLVNALDEKKIQESTLNRGVVWKFNPPLAPHFSGLHEVLIKAAKRSMVHVLNNADITDEELMTAMVGAEELMNSRPITYQSSNVDDPEPLTPNHFLFNQVGGQFAPESVDAEPYNPRVRWRHVQEIVHQFWRRWLREWLPSLSPRRKWGKERRDLQVGELVLVLSTDIPRGKWPMGRIVQVFPGPNRHVRTADVRVKGSVLRRPIVKLCPLECSA from the coding sequence ATGGCATATGGATTAGATACAAACTCTTTTCTCAATGCATTCTACAGGATGACTGCGCGCAGAGGATTTCCCACTCAGGTGATATCTGACAATGGCACTAATTTTGTGGGTGCTGAAAGAGAATTGCGCAAATTGGTTAACGCTCTTGACGAAAAGAAGATTCAAGAATCAACCCTAAATAGAGGAGTTGTTTGGAAGTTCAATCCTCCTTTGGCACCACACTTTAGTGGTCTACATGAAGTACTCATTAAAGCAGCCAAACGATCCATGGTTCATGTGCTGAACAACGCTGATATCACGGATGAAGAGCTGATGACAGCAATGGTGGGAGCTGAAGAGCTGATGAATTCTAGACCTATTACCTATCAGAGTTCCAATGTAGATGATCCAGAACCACTTACACCCAATCATTTTCTGTTTAACCAAGTAGGAGGTCAGTTTGCGCCAGAATCTGTTGATGCTGAGCCGTATAACCCCAGAGTGAGGTGGCGACATGTTCAAGAAATTGTTCACCAGTTTTGGAGAAGATGGCTGAGAGAATGGTTGCCATCGCTCAGCCCAAGAAGGAAATGGGGAAAGGAAAGACGTGACTTACAAGTGGGTGAGCTTGTACTGGTCCTCTCAACAGACATACCTCGTGGTAAATGGCCAATGGGAAGGATAGTTCAAGTGTTTCCAGGACCCAATCGTCATGTTCGCACAGCAGATGTTAGAGTGAAGGGTTCGGTTCTACGAAGACCCATTGTGAAGCTCTGTCCACTTGAATGCAGTGCATAA
- the LOC141894993 gene encoding uncharacterized protein LOC141894993 yields the protein MVLRQVQLESYREEVLRARKGEVLPSSSKILPISPVLGSDGLLRGNSRLRLADNIAWEARHPVILPRKHRVTRLIVDRLHKESNHAGTNQVLASLSARFWLPGAREEICECQRACMVCRRLKVQPASQIMAPLPAVRAQMSLRAFSNISVDFAGPFSSKARKREDKV from the coding sequence ATGGTGCTTCGTCAAGTGCAGCTAGAATCATATCGTGAGGAAGTACTGCGAGCACGCAAAGGAGAAGTGTTGCCTTCAAGTTCAAAGATTTTGCCAATATCACCAGTCTTAGGAAGTGATGGGCTACTACGTGGAAATAGCCGCTTGCGATTGGCAGATAACATTGCTTGGGAAGCTCGACACCCTGTCATTTTACCAAGGAAGCACCGAGTTACAAGACTTATTGTCGACCGACTACACAAAGAGAGCAATCATGCAGGGACAAACCAAGTTTTAGCCTCGCTGTCTGCAAGATTCTGGCTTCCTGGAGCAAGAGAGGAGATCTGTGAATGTCAAAGAGCATGTATGGTTTGCAGAAGACTAAAAGTTCAGCCAGCTTCGCAGATCATGGCCCCACTCCCTGCAGTCAGAGCACAAATGTCATTGCGTGCATTCAGCAACATCTCTGTTGATTTTGCTGGTCCATTTAGTAGCAAAGCAAGGAAGAGGGAAGACAAAGTTTAA